The Palaemon carinicauda isolate YSFRI2023 chromosome 9, ASM3689809v2, whole genome shotgun sequence sequence catgcatcatgttaaaagaaaaggtTGGTGACAGGGGAGTCCACCGCGACAATTGATGCCCTACATAAATGTTTTATGGCCACTGATAACTGTATGCATATTTCTGAGCAGCAGCCCCGAATATGAAGTGTTAGTggcataactgtggccgatgggcgtcCGTAAGTAGCTAgagagtcgttggttggggcatgagcgaagGGTGGTAGAGTGGGTTAGGGGCAGTATTGTCGCCACTCTGGCACGTCATGGGGTGGGCATCTTTGTCTTACTGTATTCAATTCAGCTTCGTTAGATGTTGAATGGTTATCTTATTCGCCAGAagtggaggcattaatggaggtcttaaaggtggtgaagtaGCTCTCTATAAGGGCAtaaactttggtcatcaagtccttcattgGTAAAAAATTGACAGCGgggatggcagcgcgtataggttctgGTAGGCACTGTACCTAGAGGCCATGAATTATATTCACCTTACACGGAAAAACATTTTCAGCAGTTTGCTGttgagcgatactagtcattttccTTAAAGGCTAGCAAAGACTTTTGGTCctacaacggttgttgagagacctgaaaaagctttgctatatgggcagctcGCAATGGTGAGTTCTGCTcttggaggtatgttttgaggcatCAAATGCTATTGAGGTATCCCCTTGTTTGCAAAGCtagtcagagatttctgggaacgtGTTCTCTGAGTTTGCTGCGAGGACATAGTCTCGTGTATAGCTTCAGTGAGTCAACCTCTTGAAGCGAAAGTCGATTTTGGCATGCTGAAAGGTAAACGCTTCTCGGCTGGCGAGGAGCAGCAACTTCAAAGGTGTGGCGTTGATGAGAGTGTTAAGGTCCGATTATGTCATCAGCCAACAGTAACACACAGCTGTGACGggaaaggcgggagggagctggataGTCCAGTTGTCACTAAAGTGCGAGCCGCTGTTATTGGATAACTGAGAGGGGATTTGAAtgaaactgactttatttcaacgtaCAGAGAATTTATATACCTTATGTAGAGGACAGGAAGCTCACAAATACTAAGAAAAAGGATTCAGGAAAATACAGGCTTAACTAGTTTGGATTAATAGTAAGATGTAGAGcaagatataaaataaaaggaaaattctaTTGCAGTGTATGACCGTGTTGTGAAACACAAGAGATATTATGTGAAAGGTAGAGAAAATGTGTACAAACAAACTTAGTAGAAGTTTATAAAAATGCATATTCTGTATACTTCAGTTCGGAAAAAAAATACTTAGCCTTTTCATCAATACCCAAGTTTGGAATAAGATTCTAGGAATATCTCTGTTAAAGGGAGGATTATAACATATGAGAGCTCAAAATAATTATGGTGAcatgagtagtaatagtagtattaacaTTTATTACTATTTTCCTTAAAATGTTTATATGTAATAGCTCAGTCATAGATTTATCAGGTACATAAATAAATTAGGATTTTAAAAAATCTTCTACAACGCAAGCAAATATAATGGGAGTGATTACAAATAATATGACACccataaaatatattatgaaagagGAAATCTAGAAGGCTTTAGAATGTTCTGAAATTAAAATCATGGATGCACTGAGATTAGAAGCGAAGTGAcacaaatttaaatatatgtatacatacacacacacacatatatatatgtgtatatatatatatatatatatacagcatatttataaatatatttatatgtgtatatatatatatatatatatttatatatacatatatatatatatatatgtatatatgtgtgtatatatatatatatatatgtatatatatatatatatatatgtatatatatatatatatatatgtatatatatatatatatatacagcatatatataaatatatttatatgtaaatatatatatatatatatatacagcatatatatagatatatttatatgtaaatatatatatatatatatatgtatatatatatatatatgtatatatatatatatatatatttatatatatatatatatatatatgtatatatatatatatatatatgtatatatatacatatatatatatatatgtatatatatacatatatatatatatatatatatgtatatatatacatatatatatatatgtatatatatacatatatatatatatatatatatacattattatatatatacatatatttatatatatatatatatatatacatatatatgtatatatatatatatatatatacatatatatattaatatatatacacacacacatactgtacatatatatatagatatatatatatatatatatatgtgtgtgtgtgtgtgtgtttgtgtgtaaatatatatatatatatatatatacaaatatacatatatatatatatatatatataaatatatacatatatatatatataaatgtatacatatatatatatatatatatatatttagattgtgTTTTTTTAGAAGTTCAGGCAATCAATGTGAATAACCCTTTATCTGAAATGCTCTCGTAAATAACTTTAATGAATAGAGTCCACACTTGTGCTGTGATGGGATTTAGTTGTCTTTTTTCTGTAATCTAATATGACATGTACCTTTGGTTACCTtggtttattttagttttaacaTCATCCTTTTCGTATTAGTTTGTTATAACTCTTTTTATGTATGGAAAATTGAGAAAATAACGGTATTCCATTTTAGACGTTTTGATAGATAGACAAGCAGaagaatttaagttttccatatatagaaagcctaccaataactttTCTTATGTTGCTCTGGCTACTCCAAAAACATAGAGTTCtgatttttcctccatgtaccttaggacaCTTAGAACATGTAGCCCCAAGTACATAGATGATGAGTTCCCTAAAATTTAAGAAATTTCTACTAATCTTCGATATCCCAAGTATGttctagaaaactgtatgaataaggctaagaaaacatttcattgcctccagttagagaaaaaggaaacaataaaaaatacactttgcaatttcaggattttttttttgatCCCATACCCTTATCGAAAAAAACTAGATATTAGGGTAGTGGTTGAATATAATTGTACCTTAAAAAACATATTGatgaagaatagttctggaaatgatatcattacttgttcagattgtaacttatTCTATATCGGCCAAACattcaaaggtatttcagtcagattaaaaaaGCATAAGGTGGCCGTCaataggggttctcttaataaggccttggcctcccactggttaggatctaGTCATAAAATTGGATGACCAAAGACTAGTAAAATAAACCAAGTAAATGCCTatgcccaaaggaatattgttgaatcctattTAATCTCCTGTTCCAAAGGTCAAAATTTGAATATAAGCCCTGGTCTATTTTTCGTTAATCCCGTGGTATTCTTTTATCTAAACTCTGACTTTTCTGAGATCCCCCTTTccttgtataaatacgatgtctttctATTAtgcattctcattgttgagtctgttcatATCCCTATTCGACGAATGTACTAtctccaattaagtcttttcttttttcagtggctatatatatatatatatatatatataatgtatacatataatatatataatgtatatatatatagatagatagattatatatatatatatatatatatatatatatatatatatatatatatatatatatatatatatatatatatatatatatatatatatatatgtaggtcacgacccttgtcgggtggtggtgcaagttcttattgcacgaatagggaggacagtggTAGTATTTATATCCGTCataaaattggtcagtggtaacaaaacacttgggaaaacttaacaatattaattaacaacaatttttataaAAGGCAACGTTgtaactacctaacaatttaacaacctaacactaaacaaataacaattgatAATTAACACTTGACAACTAATAATTATCAATTAACACTTAAATTATTGTTGATTAACAACACTCCACAATgcggaaacaacacactctcaacgagagagaggcAAATAAATAAACACCCCAatggggaaacaacacactctcaacgagatAATTAAACATCCCAatggggaaacaacacactctcaaggagagagagttaaatgaaaaaacttaaaaactaaaaaaaacactaGATGTATAAatgttctcacactctttgaggctggagaagaacaacacccacagctccaaataaggtagcggctccacaggcacactaccactgtagggagtacagctctgtAGCATCCCTCATAAAAGGGCGGAAATGGAGTTCCAATCAAACAAAAAGATTAATGATGGCTCCTACCTAGCAGCTGTCTCCCTACATGACTCCAAccagctccaaggctcctgcagctgaccatggcgaggatgTGTCAACGGGGCTGTCACTCCTGGGTCCACCTCAAGGCCGGAATCTCTGCGTTGGCCCTGTGGACACAGAAGAGAAAACACAGGAAcggcaaaacaccgcaggtggtaGAAATGTACTTGCTAAAAGACGTTGAATGTTGGTGTTGCAATCCTCGTAAAAGCCccacaagccagctgctgaagtgtgCCTTGGAAACCTGGAGCTACGACTGTCACTTTAgcaaacgagttcctcactggtaaattcCGGTGTCcctttccatccaaggactcggtaaatacagtaaagaaaacaaagcgttaaactagacatgtataaattataaaatgagcgGGGAAGAGGTTAAAGcagaaaaactttaaatttacaaatacagccttataaactagaatttttacactaattttacataaaacaaataaatgtagaaacaaggctgatagaaatcaaataaaaaattacgttaatctataatatagcctatatatatatatatatatatatatatatatatatatatatatatatatatatatatatatatatatatgtatgtatgcatatatatatatatatatatatatatatatatatatatatatatgtatgtatgtatatatatatatatatatatatatatatatatatatatatatacatatatatacatatatatatatatatatatatatatatatatatatatatatataatctatatatatatatgtatgtatatataatatacatataaagcatatgtatatatgtttgtctgtgtgctCGTTACTCTAGAAATATAAAACAAAGGAATTAATtctatattacaataatttttgtGAACAAAATATAGATTTTTACAACTTTTTTTGGTGAAATTTTCAGCGACATTTTTATCATTGCCTAAATGAAATTAAGAGAATCCTGCAGGGCAATAGAAATTAAAAAGgcgaatttaagaaaaaataatgactTCTGTCACCCACAGGTTACCTGGGCGAAGATGATCCAATAAGTCGAAATAGAACGATCGTCATTAAAACGCATAAAGTTAAGTTCATAAAAGGATCCAACAAAAGGACTTTACTTATCATGCGGAATCCTGCTAGGTAAGTTACACTGcttatcttcttctttttttttctttttctttccttttttttatgcttGAAGTCTGCTCTCATCAGCTCATGATGCCGACTCTTTCTTTGGTATCCTTGTTAATGCCTGATTACGAAGTTCCTTTCTAATCGTCTTCTCTCTTAAGACACGATCGGAAAAGACAAATAAAATGTAGATAAATCGACAAACTGGACATTCTCGGAAAGATTActcttttaattcttttataatatGATTCGAGAGTATTGGctgcaaaagaaatgaaaaagatctccagttaatataaaaagaaaaataacataaaaggCATATGCAAAGGACAAAACtctaatcttttttttcttaagcTTTATCTTTCTTTCAGATCCATAATATCATATTGGAACTTTGTGGACAGCGGAAATTCAAATTGGTTTTCGTCTGTTTCTAATTCGTCCTACACAACTAAAGGTgagaatataaaaactataaaaaaaaaaaaacctctttgtTTTATGGGTGAGTACTTTAGGTTATCAGGTATACCTGTTAAGAATTACTTTAGGAAACATCAGTTACTTTAATAATCCTAATAAAGTTATTAATTCACTCATGATCCTTACGAGTATTTCACCCCCAATACTTATGTCAGGAAAACCTACCATCACCATAAAGGCAGTAAGGAATGAAAGGTAATTAGCATGAAACTAAGATTAATCATGGATACTGATTAGGATTTTTTGTGTTAGATCTAAGATTTTTTGCATGGCAAGATGACAAAGATTAGGGTGAAGAAACCAAGTCAGTCTTACTCATTTTCATTGTTCCTAGAATATGTTTTACTATAAGCTAATTATCATTATCGCATTGTAATAGTTATCTTTTTAGCAGAATTTTTCTTGTTGTTtgttttataaatctattttcgCCTAACACAAAGTAATCGTTTCATTCGTCTTTTATTACCATAGATTTGCGCTTTAACAATTATTTGACATTTGTCATATATTAGCCTACATatcgtaaaaaatataaaaatataaaatataaaaataagaaaatatagaaatatataatatataaataatttgatttCATGTACATATTGCCATTCATTAGAAGTTTGTTTAAATGAtttgtaaatgaaataaatatgGAAAACTTACATAAAGAGAATTATTCTATGATTACAGAAAAGTTTTCCATGTaaatttttatttacagtttttcatTTCCAATGCTATTTCAACACTTGCTAGTAAAGTTACCCTAATCCAAGAACAAAAAATCCACCACAACAAGGTTTTTCATAAATCTAAGTAAAGCTACATAGTCTAATTTAGATATGGCTGAGCAAACAGCACAATACATTAAAAATTGTATGTGTTATCTATCCTATCTTAGAGTTTCATGAGTTTGTTGCAAATGAACTCGAAAGATGGAGGTCAACTTACATTTACCCTTTGGAAAATACCAAGAGACTCTACGTGATCTTTTACGAATTGCTGAGAGAAAATCCTTTGAGAGAGATTCGCGGAATACTGCGATTCTTGGAACTACGACCCGACGAAGACAGGCTTCTTTGTCTCTCGAGGCACTTGGAGGGCGTTGCCAAGGGCGGCCAAAGAGAGGTTCAGCCTTATACCTTAGAGGAGAAGAAAGCCTTTACCCgcaccattgaagaaataaatgtCCTCCTTAGCTCAAGAGGATTTCCGTCAATGCCCGACTTCCAGAAATATGGCTTTCTTTGAAAATGTGATCACCCCTATGGAAATATTTTAGGTGATGTAagcaaataaaaatgatgaaaactgGATTCTTTATGTGAAGATGAGAAACCTACTGTAAGAATTAATCGCTTGTTAGAAACCTAATATAGTAGCTAAAAATAGGACATTAGAATAATCCGAAAAACTAGTATGGATATGAAAACCAGGATTTTTTGTCAAAATACTAGAAATGCATCAGGACACATTTTGTTAATTAACATATAGCTTTAAGCTTTTTTTATTGatcaaaatatgaaagaaacaactGAAAAAACTTGTCATGTTAGTTTGCATTTAACCCGTTAGTTTCCAAATGGTTTttagatttcttatataaaaaaaaatagctcttTAAACATCATTATTTGGTTTCAAATATGTTATGAAATTTTGATCGCTTGCacggtatactgtatattcaattctTATTTTCGAAGGAGGTGATtaatttttatgtcttttaatCCAAATGAATTACAGAAGTATCTTACaaatgagatagaaaaaaaaactgagcaatatattattttgtatgCCATCTTTTTAAAACACTCCTCAAAATAGCATTTCACAAATTGCTTTGTAGATTTTTTCCTTGTCaaatgtacattttttttcctGCCTCGGTCTAATCAGGAATGACAATCAGTAGAGGTTACAATGTCTGTGAATACTTTAGCAGAAAATGCATTTGGTCGTCCACAATTTATTGGATCAGAATCTGATGATCCTAGAAAATAAGCTCTTGTCACTGACCTCCTGAAATCAAGAATGTCAGAGTATATCCATTTGTAAAATAATACAAAATCTATGAAATAACCATTACAATATCAAGGAAACTTATCGATAAATTAAAATACCACTTCTACGGTCTAATGGAAATAAAATACTCTTAGCTAATGTAAGTGGTTAACTCCTCCCACATATCTGTTTTGTTGGGATATAAGAGATGAGAAACATAAACTGTATATCCTTACAACTCCTGCTTAACCATCGTTTTGCTCTTTCGACAAGAGCAACAAATTCATGGTTGCTTCCGATTATAAAAACAGTGCTGTCAtgtctttttagaaaaaaaattattccttgtATTCTTCAAATTTGTAGTGAAAGGAAACACGATATTTTGTAGAGATATGTCAGTCCTTTTGGAACATATggatgttatttttaatatattctgcCTGTGATTTTTATCTGtaggacttgaaaaaaaaaatattgaaataaatttcacGATCCTGTAAGTATTCAAGGTCACTGACCATAGATAAAAACACTTTGACCCACAACAGAACAACCACTGCTTAACTTGCATCCTATAGGTTTACTCCTAATAAATTGATTCAGTGATATGTTACAATTTGTTCATATATTTAAACTTCCCTAGATAATATCCTAGACTGCTTAAAATTCTGGTTCAAATCATCACCTAGACGCCTAATTCTAATTTCCTTATCATTTTTGTAATATCTATTTGTCAttattgacaaaatgtaaacaacTTTCAATGCTTTGAAATTTGTTTCTTGACTTTTATCTTCAAATAATTTTAGTATCAAGATCTTCATCTAAACTACAGTAATCTTATTCACTAGGAAGTCTGCGGTACCTTAAGAAAAAATAACATGCCGAATAAATTTCTTAAAGTTTGTTgacaaaataaaataatgttattttttcagtaaaaaatGTTCAACAAAATCCTTGCATGTTTTACTTGAAGGTAAAGGTGAACGTGACTGgtttcagtatcatcagaatagatgttcaccagaacgctagccaggcaagcccaacacctcactgtggtgcccaactattattattattattattattattactattacttgctgagctacaaacctagttggaaaagcaggatgttataagcccagaggctccaacaaggaaaatagcccagcgaagaaaggaaacaaggaaaaattaaatattttaagaaccgtaccaacatttaaataaatatttcttatatgaactctaaaaaactttaacaaaacatgaagaacagaaataagatagaatagtgtgctgagagtaccctcaagcaagagaactctacccaaagacagtggaagaccatggtacagaggctatggccctacccaagactggagaacaatgatctgattttggagtgtccttctcctagaagagctgcttaccatagctaaagagtctcttctacccttaccaaaagtaaagtggacactgaacaattatagtgcagcagttaaccccttgggtgaagaagaattgtttggtaatctcagtgttgtcaggttcatgaggacagaggagaatctgtaaagaataggccagactattcggtatatgtgtaggcaaagggaaagtgaaccgtaaccagagagaaggatccaatgtagtactgtttggccagtcaaaggaccccataattctctatcggtagcatctcaatgggtggctggcgccctgggcAACCCACTATCTGTtctccccagtaaacatcttaaactcatgGTTccaggtggggatcgatctgctgccctgcAAATGTTAGGTGAATgcattaccattgtactagccaaaGTATCATcaaggaaaaactaaaaaaaaaaaaaagtattaacggGTCCTTTGCCAAATAATCAATCTTCCATTGACTTAATTCTTTTAGGTTTTTAATCCGCTTGGTCAGTAGTTGTTAAAGCAAAATTAGAGCAAATTGGAGCTCTTCTTTGTTTTGCATTCGGATTTGGTTGACTTTTCATTATCAGACCAAAGATGTTGAACAGATCCTGGCACATCTTGCAAGATGGTGTTTGGAATTCTGTCCACATCATCTAAAATTTCATCCAAAAATATATGTTACATTTGTTATCAATGTAACCATACTGCTGCCATACTTACCTGGAATAAGCAATGGTTGTTATAGTTGTGGTTATTGCATCTTTCTTCGCCAACTCCTCCTAGTGGGatttgtaccaaccgcgtgtcacacaattgtacataattcctttagtatataatatgcttgtatcttcgctcttccctcgcactcaaacgaacatgaaaattcatgtctgctgttttgctctgaacattgtctgtctctcgaacatgttatggcctgttgccttgaggttttgtatataaagaagagtgatCCTTAATAggtaactcagtcgtttccaatctgcctttgatttcacaactcctctctcggcccgtcacattggtgaccccggagtgactcgctcctcccgcctccccatcccccctacacctctcaccgttactatgacgccgtcaacgcacacctgcagcagtactcgccgtcgccagccgcccgtatagcaacgccttttcagctctctcaacaaccgttgggggaccaaagggcttcgctcaccctcgggaaaatgaccagtatcactcgcctgcaacctgccgcagacggctctcctcgtgatgtgaacccacttcatgactttcaaacctccatcaacgcctcctctcgtgacgaagaggacatctattcaacttcaaccgaagctgacatgaatgccgtaggacacgcctatgaatgccgtaggacatacacgcctatgaacgccgtaggcctatgaatgccgtaggacacgcctatgaatgccgtaggacactcgcctatgaatgccgtaggacacacatgcctatgaatgccgtaggacacactcgcctaccccgtgacgagccggagcggcaacacagccaaccatcatccagcactcgctcgcaccccaaccaacgacttctacagccactcactcactgacctctccagattcagggcacctatttaacatgttcagtatgtcatttttagagggggagccatgtaccaaccgcgtgtcacacaattgtacataattcctttagtatataatatgcttgtatcttcgctcttccctcgcactcaaacgaacatgaaaattcatgtctgctgttttgctctgaacattgtctgtctctcgaacatgttatggcctgttgccttgaggttttgtatataaagaagagtgatCCTTAATatgtaactcagtcgtttccaatctacctttgagttcacagccttctccctccttcgtcacagatTCAATGATACGCTTGTATGGTAAAATTTGTTTAATCTGCTTAAGTTACATTACTGCTACTGTTCTTAGCAAGCCATACAATCTTCTGCTCTGACTGGTTTGTGACTCTtgtttaaaagatataaaaata is a genomic window containing:
- the LOC137646477 gene encoding sialate:O-sulfotransferase 1-like — its product is MARGSESCIGHQLYERDVMAIPKKFYFIFLSLCSIYGIIVAYTSTVISLTSFSNSVSDKTFADKPISDKVTSEADSKKEMTYRHLTIDNSAQKKYWWSNDTRCSKYSVNFGSNIDAAWLLSYPRSGNTWTRYLIESASGFFTGSIYQSKRAKEAGYLGEDDPISRNRTIVIKTHKVKFIKGSNKRTLLIMRNPARSIISYWNFVDSGNSNWFSSVSNSSYTTKEFHEFVANELERWRSTYIYPLENTKRLYVIFYELLRENPLREIRGILRFLELRPDEDRLLCLSRHLEGVAKGGQREVQPYTLEEKKAFTRTIEEINVLLSSRGFPSMPDFQKYGFL